The Halostagnicola kamekurae sequence CGATCGACCTGTCGGGAACGGAGTCAGCCGACGGTCGCCGTGGGCGGCGAGCGCTCGAGCCGACTCGAGAGCGACGCCCACACCGTTCGCTGCGGCGTGCGGGAGGCGAGGGAGGCGACGCTCGAGTCGATGCCGACGCGGGACCCAACCCGGTCCACGGACGGCCTCGACGCGAACGGTTCGTCTCGTGAGCGAGGCAGCGACCCGAAGCCGATGGTCGACGGTGGGTCGACCGTCCGCCGTCGGCGCGTCGATGCCGAGGCGTCGATAGAGTCCGCCACCTCCGCCCCGAACGCTTCCGGTCCGTCCGGCGAGCGCTCGGACCGACCCCTGATCGAACTCGAGGACGTGCGAAAGCGCTTCCGACGGTCCGAATCGCTCGTCGATCGGCTCCCGTGGCTCGGAGCGGACGACCCCATCCGCGCGGTCAGAGGCGTCTCGCTCGAGCTATCGTCGGGCGAGACGCTCGGGCTCGTCGGCGAGAGCGGCTGCGGGAAATCGACGCTCGCGCGGCTCGTCACCGGAATCGAGGTGCCGACGGCGGGGGCCGTTCGCCTTCGCGGAGAGGCCGTCGGCGGCGTCGACTCCCGGACGAACGACCAGCTCGCCGAGATCGGCACCGTCTTCCAAAATCCGGGAGCGAGTCTCAATCCGAAGCGGACGGTCGGCCAGTCGATCGCAGAGCCGCTGATCGAGGCCGGGTGGGACGACGCGCGGCGGGCGGATCGCGTCGACGAAGTCCTCTCGCTCGTGGCGCTCTCGCCCGATCTGGCCAATCGGTATCCGCGTCAGCTCTCGGGCGGGCAACGCCAGCGCGTCGCGATCGCTCGAGCGCTCGCGCCGGAGCCGTCGGTGCTCGTCCTCGACGAGCCGACGGCCGCCCTCGACCCGTCGACGCAGGCGACGATACTAAGCCTCCTCGCGGACCTTCAGGACCGACTCGAGATCGCGTACCTGTTCGTTTCCCACGATCTCGCGGTCGTGCGGACCGTCGCCGACCGCGTCGCGACGATGTACCTCGGGCGGTTCGTCGAGGTCGGACCGGTCGATCGGACGATGTCCGACCCGACGCATCCGTACACTCAGGCGTTGCTGGACGCCAGCCCGCGGCTATCCGCGTCTGATGGGTCCGACGACCGTCGGCTCGCCGGTGACCCGCCGGACCCGTCGGCGCCGCCAGAGGGATGTGCGTTCCACCCCCGCTGCCCGGCCGCGACCGAGGAGTGCACTCGAGTCGATCCGTCGCTCGAGGCGACGGGCGATTCGAAGTCTCGGTGCCTGTACGCGCCGGATTGGACGGCAACAGACCAGCGGTCGAATACCGATCGGGCGGGCCGATCGAACGACGCTAACTCAAAATGAGCGATCGAATACCGACGCAGCTAAATCGACGTACCGCGCTGAAAACGGCCGCCGGAGCCGGCGTCCTCGCGCTCGCCGGTTGTCTCTCGAGCGATATCGAGACGGCCGACATGCGCATCGGCGCGCCGTGGGAAGCCTCCCCCGATCCGCTCGACGGCGGCAGCATGCTCCGACGCCTCGGCGTCACGGAAGCGCTGGTGGGCGTCGATTACGACGCGAACCCGGCACCCGAACTCGCGACCGACTGGGAGCGCCGCGACGAGCGCCGCTGGCAGTTCACGCTGCGCGAGGACGTGACCTTCCACGACGGCGACTCCCTCGACGCGGCGGCCGCAGTCGAATCGCTAGAGCGCACGCTCGAGTCGGCCGCCTTCGCGGCGCTTCCGATCGAAGGGGTCGAGGCCACGGACGACGCCACGGTCATCGTCGAGACCGAAACCCCGTTTTCGCCCCTTCCGGCCCACCTCTCGCGAAACGAGGCGGTGATTCTGAACCCGGCCACGTTCGACGAGGACGGCTCGGTCTCGGAGCCGGTCAGCACCGGGCCGTTCGCCGTCGAC is a genomic window containing:
- a CDS encoding dipeptide ABC transporter ATP-binding protein — protein: MGATLTVEDLHVRFQNGSDPVYAVNGASFELRAGETVGLVGESGCGKSVTARSIVGLEEPGEIVEGSIEFDGIETTTADDRTRRRLRARALALVFQDPSTALNPVYTVGEQIAEAIRASRRVGGQSILEELATSVRSRLRTRRTRQRVLELLETVGIPRPEALIDAYPHQCSGGMRQRILLAIALARRPEILIADEPTTGLDTTTQRAVLDRLEALTDATEMGVLLISHDFGVVAERCDRVLVMYDGDIVERGPVDSIRSNPAHPYTKTLLGCLPGRSDPRVFDRSDPGSRPSMSSGSPSDRSAPPSGCVFADRCSFARSTCRERSQPTVAVGGERSSRLESDAHTVRCGVREAREATLESMPTRDPTRSTDGLDANGSSRERGSDPKPMVDGGSTVRRRRVDAEASIESATSAPNASGPSGERSDRPLIELEDVRKRFRRSESLVDRLPWLGADDPIRAVRGVSLELSSGETLGLVGESGCGKSTLARLVTGIEVPTAGAVRLRGEAVGGVDSRTNDQLAEIGTVFQNPGASLNPKRTVGQSIAEPLIEAGWDDARRADRVDEVLSLVALSPDLANRYPRQLSGGQRQRVAIARALAPEPSVLVLDEPTAALDPSTQATILSLLADLQDRLEIAYLFVSHDLAVVRTVADRVATMYLGRFVEVGPVDRTMSDPTHPYTQALLDASPRLSASDGSDDRRLAGDPPDPSAPPEGCAFHPRCPAATEECTRVDPSLEATGDSKSRCLYAPDWTATDQRSNTDRAGRSNDANSK